The sequence CTGCCGGCCATATCTCCAGCGGGGAAGGAGCAGAACTCTTTGCCTCGCTCCAGCGGGAAATTCCTGAAGTCATGTTTAAAGCCGGGGTCAGCTACCGAAACCTGCTTGTTGTCCACGACGGACAGGGTGCCGCAACAACGCCCCCGCATGATATAGTAGGGCAGGGGATCTCTCCTTTCCTTCCCAAGGGTGGCGACGCAGAACTGCTCCATCAGTGCATGGAAAAAAGCCGGCAGGTGTTTGACCGCCATCCGGTGAATGAAGCCCGGAGAGCGGCAGGCAAACGCATCGCCACCCGGATCTGGCCGTGGAGCGGCGGGCACAAGCCGGCATTTCCCCTGTTTGAAAAGAAGTACGGGAAGAAAGGCGGTATCATATCCGCAGTCGACCTTTTGCAGGGCATCGGGCGCTGCGCGGGAATGGAGATTATCCGGGTTCCCGGTGCAACCGGGTACCTTGATACCGATTACGATGCCAAAGCGCGGTACGCAATTGCCGCAATGGAACACCTCGACTTCCTTTACCTGCATATCGAAGCGCCGGATGAAGCCGGGCACCTGGGAAGTATTGAGGAGAAAGTAAAGGCGATCGAGCGGGTGGACGATGTTATCGGCACGATCCTTGGGAGTTTTGACGGCGTAGTGGCCGTTCTGCCGGATCACCCGACCCCGATACGCGCAAAGACCCATACCCGCGATCCGGTGCCCTTTGCGGTGCGGGGGAAAGATACCGATACTACTTTGGAATTCTCCGAAACGGCAGCCCGGTCCGGGGGGCTCGGGATGAAAAACGCGGTGGATTTCCTGGGTTTCTTATTTAACTAAAAGAAAGTGCGGCATCAGTACCCTGCTTCATCACTGAATCAGTGGGGGTAACTTTCATCATCTGCCGCAATTTCGTTTATTTTTTATTTTGTTTATAGCAGGATATAGATTTGGCCTTTTCTTTGATGCTTCTCCCGATCCATCACTTTCAGGCCATGCTGAATATATTTGATATAAGGGAACACCAATCCTTTGTAACTATGACGGACCATTTCTCTGTTAAGTAAGATTTCCCGGTCCGATTCATTCAGATGCAGTTAATACCGATGCCGCACGAGGTGTAATGAGATGAAAAAGAACCTGCTGATGTGGGATGAAACACTCTTCCGTGACCCGGAGGTACTGGAGATTGATTACGTTCCCGAGCAGTTCGAGTTCCGTGATCCCCAGATGCAAGAACTCGCGTTCCAGATCCGCCCTGCCCTCCGGGGGGGACGCCCGTTAAACACGGTCTGCAAAGGCCTGCCGGGCACGGGAAAGACAACAAGTGTCCGGAAACTCTTTGCCGAGATCGAAGAGACCACAAAAAAACTCGTGCCGGTGTATATCAACTGCCAGATTGACAATACCAAGTTTGCCATCATCTCGCAGATCTACAAGAAACTCGCCGGCCATCTCCCCCCCTCATCCGGCACCTCGTTCAAGCAGGTGTTCGATGCGGTTGCCCGGATACTGGTTAAAGACGAGATTGTTCTGCTTGTAGCACTCGACGATGCGAACTATCTCCTCTATGAAAACGAGATCAACAAGGTGCTTTACACCCTGCTCCGCTCCCATGAGGCCTATGAAGGCACCCGCATCGGCGTGATCGTGATCATCAGCGATATGGATGTCGACCTGTCGCGGGCAGTCGATGCCCGGGTTTCTTCGGTCTTCCTGCCCATCGAGATCTATTTCGAACCCTACGGGGATGCTGAAGTGCGGGAGATCATGAAGGCGAGGGTGATGGAGGGGCTGTTTACGGGTGTGCTCAGCGAGGACCTGCTCAGTCTTGTGGTTGAAAAGACCCTTGCCTGCGGGGATCTCCGGGTGGGTATCGATCTCCTGAAACGGGCCACGCTCAGTGCCGAGCGGGCAGCCCGGCGCAGTATTGAGCGCGAGGATATCTGCGGTGCGTATGAGATCTCGAAGTACCTGCATCTCTCCTACACGGTCAAGACCTTAAAAGACGAGGAGCGGCAGATCCTCAAATCC comes from Methanomicrobiales archaeon HGW-Methanomicrobiales-1 and encodes:
- the cdc6 gene encoding cell division control protein 6 (Involved in the initiation of DNA replication) produces the protein MKKNLLMWDETLFRDPEVLEIDYVPEQFEFRDPQMQELAFQIRPALRGGRPLNTVCKGLPGTGKTTSVRKLFAEIEETTKKLVPVYINCQIDNTKFAIISQIYKKLAGHLPPSSGTSFKQVFDAVARILVKDEIVLLVALDDANYLLYENEINKVLYTLLRSHEAYEGTRIGVIVIISDMDVDLSRAVDARVSSVFLPIEIYFEPYGDAEVREIMKARVMEGLFTGVLSEDLLSLVVEKTLACGDLRVGIDLLKRATLSAERAARRSIEREDICGAYEISKYLHLSYTVKTLKDEERQILKSFAERSLKESEMNAGEVYKSIKESLSIGYTRFYEIVKKMDALRLINLQYRDGKGRTRIITLRYEPAKVLEYLS
- a CDS encoding cofactor-independent phosphoglycerate mutase produces the protein MKYIVICGDGMADEPIASLGNKTPLEYAKTPNMDRLAREGASGLLSTIPDGFEAGSDIANMSILGYAPEKYYTGRGPLEALSMGVDLAPGDVAYRCNLVTVEDNTMVDFSAGHISSGEGAELFASLQREIPEVMFKAGVSYRNLLVVHDGQGAATTPPHDIVGQGISPFLPKGGDAELLHQCMEKSRQVFDRHPVNEARRAAGKRIATRIWPWSGGHKPAFPLFEKKYGKKGGIISAVDLLQGIGRCAGMEIIRVPGATGYLDTDYDAKARYAIAAMEHLDFLYLHIEAPDEAGHLGSIEEKVKAIERVDDVIGTILGSFDGVVAVLPDHPTPIRAKTHTRDPVPFAVRGKDTDTTLEFSETAARSGGLGMKNAVDFLGFLFN